GTCAGGTGACGCGCGTTGGTGGTGCGAGTAACGTCACGCCAAAAGAATCTGCCGAGTTAAATAATGCGATCCAGAAGTGGCTGCTGGATAACACGCGTTTGAAGATACCGGCTGTTATCCACGAAGAGAGCTGTTCAGGGTACATGGCAAACGGTGCAACTGTCTTCCCACAGACGATAGGTGTTGCCAGCACATGGGACCCTGAACTGACAGAAGCGATGGGCGAGATCATCCGTCGGCAGATGCGGGCTGTTGGCGCACATCATGCCCTTGCGCCCGTTTTAGACGTCACACGAGATGCCCGTTGGGGCCGTATGGAAGAAACATATGGCGAAGACCCTTATCTCGTGTCGCGTATGGGCGGCGCCTACATCAAAGGCTTACAAGGTGAAGATTTAAAATCTGGCATTGTAGCGACGGGCAAGCATTTTGTCGGCTATGGCCTGAGTGAGGGGGGCATGAACTGGGCCCCGGTGCATATCCCAGAGCGTGAACTGCGCGAAGTCTACTTGTTGCCTTTTGAAGCCGCAATCCGGGCGATTGGCCTTGGTTCCATCATGAATGGTTATCATGAGTTGGATGGGGTACCGTGTGCGGCCAATAAGCGCTTGTTGACCGATATTCTGCGCGGTGAATGGGGTTTTGAAGGCACAGTTGTCTCTGATTACTTCGCAGTGAATATGCTGGAAGAGCATCATCATCTGGCGGCTGATAAATGTGAATCAGCAAAAATTGCCTTGATGTCGGGCATTGATATTGAACTGCCGGGGACAGATTGCTACGGTAGCCCGCTGAAGGATGCTGTCGAAAGCGGTTACATCAGCATGGATTTGCTGGATACAGCGTTGCGCCGCCTCTTGACGCAGAAATTCGCCCTGGGCGTGTTTGATCATCCCTTTGTGGATGCCACGACGGTGACGTTCGATACGCTGGATGAACGCGCTGTTGCCCGTGAACTGGCGCAGAAATCCATTGTTCTGCTGAAGAACGACGGCGGCTTGCTGCCGCTCTCGAAAGAAATAGGCTCTCTGGCTGTGATTGGCCCGAATGCGGACACCGTACGCAATCTATTCGGTGATTACACCTACCCAGCACACATTGAAACACTCCTAGAGAGCAAAAAGGATAATCCGCTCGGTATGCCTGCGCCTAAGGATGTCGATGTGGATAACCTGGAAGACTTCATCCCGGCGATGAGTATCCTACAGGCGATTAAGGAAACAGTCAGCGCGGGAACAACGGTGACATATGCAAAAGGTTGTGATGTCCTCACGGAATCGCGAGATGGCTTTGCGGCTGCTGTAGAAGTGGCTCAACAAGCCGATGTCGCCGTGATGGTAATGGGTGACAAGGCTGGGCTGACGGATGATTGCACCACGGGCGAAGCACGCGACCGGGCCATCCTGGATTTACCTGGCGTCCAGCAAGATTTGGTGCGCGCAATTTATGAAACAGGCACGCCCCTGGTCCTGGTTCTGCTCACAGGGCGTCCTGTGACGCTGAACTGGATTGCTGAAGACGTCCCGGCCATTGTTGAAGCCTGGTTCCCTTCAGAAGAAGGCGGGCCTGCTGTAGCCGATGTGCTCTTTGGCGATGTGAACCCAAGTGGTAAGTTGCCTGTTACCTTCCCGCAGGCCGTTGGTCAGGTACCCATCTTTTACGGGCACCGTCCATCCGGTGGGCGCTCGATGTGGAAGGTCAATTATGTGGAGACAAGCTCTAAGCCCTTGTATCCCTTTGGCTATGGCCTGAGCTATACCACCTTTGCCTATGATAATCTGCGCATTCAGGCCGAGGATGCTACTGCTCAAGGCAGCGTACGGGTGCAGGTCGATGTGACCAACACAGGTGATCGTACGGGTGATGAAATCGTCCAGTTATACACGCATACAACCCGTGCTAGCGTCACCCGCCCGATTAAGGAACTGAAGGGCTTTAAGCGTGTGACCTTACAGCCAGGGGAAACACGCACCGTAACCTTTGAGATTGCGGTCAAACAATTTGCTTATTATGGCATGGATATGCGCTATGTGGTGACGCCTGGTGAGGTCGAAGTCATGGTGGGGGCTTCAGCGATAGATCTACCGCTGAAGGATAGCTTCACCATTGCTGGTGACGAGACTGAAATCACAGAAAAAGCCTTCTTCACGACCGTTTCTGTGGACTAAGGCCACCTCATAACGACAAAGATAAAGCGCGAAGATAAACTCTAAAGCGTGCAGCAGAGCGATACAATCGGTATCGCTCTGTTTTTATATGGCCGCTTGATGTGGCCCAATATAATGCTGTGTTGATTGAAGCTAAAAATTGTGAAATACTTCACAGTAGCGCGCGGTTGCAGAGCATGCTGCTAGGCGGGGAATCGTCTCGTTGCATGAGCATGGCGCTTTGTTGGGTGGCATAACGAGAAAAAGCGATATCATATGATGGCAGATCTGGCTTTTATCGATAACCAGTTAAAGCAGCAGGCACAAGAACGGTACGAACGCTTTGGGACGGAGCCAATTTTTACCTTGCTGGCACCAGCACCGGAATTCCGCCATGTGCCTGAGCGATGGTATGACTTCATGATTGAAAATCGTGAGGGTATTCAGGCATGGCTGCGCCACTATGCGGGGCCAGCGCCGGAAAAAACGATGCTTCGCTTTTTTGTCTCTCGCATGATGATGTACCTCTATCAGCACAATCAATTTTTGCAAATATCCCCGGCACAGCAGGCCGATCTTGAGGCGATTTATGCGCGTTTTGTTCGGAATTATTTGCTGCCCGTGGTTCGTGCTGAGGATGGCATCTCGCTTAGAGAGCAAATCATTACGGCCCTGGCGGACCATCAAGCCCAACTGGCGCAATTTGTGCAAGCGATTGGCCGCGAGAATGGCAGCCTGGATTTTACTCTGGCGGAACCTGTTTGCAGCCAGTATTCGCCACAACTACAGCTGGAACTGCTTGGCTTATCGGTTGATTCGTTGGAGGGGCCTGTCCTCGATATCGGATGCGGCCCTGATGCGCGTCTTGTGAGATATTTGAATGCAGCAGGCATTTTGTCTTATGGTATGGATCGCGGCGTTGAATCGACCTCACATACTATCCAGTCAGACTGGTTCGGATTCCCCCTGGAAATGATGGAGTGGGGCACCATTATCAGCCATATGGCTTTCTCGACGCACTTTTTGCACCATCATTTACGGCGTAACGGCCATCCTGAACAGTACGCAAGCCGCTATATGCAGATACTACAAGCCTTAAAGCGAGACGGTCGTTTTATATATACGCCGGGTCTGCCTTTTATTGAAATGTATCTGCCGCCGGATCAATATGTTGTTGAGCAGCATCATATCAGGACGAATAAAGCAGCATTTGCTGCTGTGCCAAGCCTGAGCAACGTCAGCTATACGACGATCATCACGCGCCTCTAAGTCGCATTCGGCATTGTATTTGAATAAATAGGGCGAGCGTTCGTAGCTTGTATCGGGCGATTGTTGCCTGTGCGATAAGCCCCGTAAGCTGCTACCTGCTGCTGGGATAAGGCAACGGGATCTGCCAGGATGAACCACTGGATATTTTCTGTGCAGGGCGGTGTCGTGAGTGACCCTATATAGTGATAGAAATGTGCTGTATCTGCCGGGAACAGCGCTGATAGATCAAGAGGTGTGTCTTCTGCTGAGGCATTGTTACCCGTAATCGGGAGCTGCTGCCACAGAGCATCATAGCCAGGGTGTTCGGACGCGCCAATGGTTAGCATAACGGCCACAACCAGCATGTCTCCGGCATCATTGCTATGGACGAAATGAAGCTCCATAGCGTAAGGCTCTCCGTTGATGGTGTGCTCCCCAGGATGGTGAAAGTGGTATTGTTGCAATGTGTACGTCTGGTTGTTATAGACCAGCGTGCTCTCTCCACTGCACATCATGAGGATATTGAATTCGGTGTCTTCTAGCTTGAGCACTTCTGGCACATAGTGGAATTCTAACTTCCCCAGTTCTTTCGTCTCTGTAGGGATGATATTGATAGGGGATTGCATTTTCCCGGTATTACAAAGTGGGCAGTCCCAATCGCCATAAGCGGACATCTGCACAACTCCAAAATCAGCTTTCTTCGCGGCCCCCAGTCTACCAGCCCTTTATAGATTCGTCATGTGTAGTGATTAAATGCCCTATGACAAGACGCTTGTCTATGTATGAAGCTGTATTACCAGCTTTTTCATCACTTTACATGATGAATGTCATAATTACTTTGCTAGGCTAAATAAATCGTGCTAGAGTGATTTGCGGAGCACTTAGCTGAATACGGGGAGCCCAACAGGCGATTGAGGTCTTAGCAATCGCTCAAGAGGATTCCTGTCCCTGCGTCGCTGCTTCTGCGAATGGATTCTCCCCTCTTCCCCTGTTGTACGCCCCGGCCAACACGAAAGGCAATTCAAAATGCAGTTGTCAAAGCGTGATCTCTATCGGTTTCCGTGGTCAGGCAACGATAACCCTATCGGGTGGTTGGAAGTGACTGACAGGTGTAATACTTATTGCCGTGGGTGCTATCGCATTAACGGCATGCAGGGGCACAAATCTCTGGAACAGGTGAAAGAGGAGATTGCCCTCCTGAAGAAGTGGCGGAACTGCGATAATATCTCCGTCGCAGGTGGTGAGCCGCTCATCCATCCAGACATCCTGGATATTATCGCTTATATCCGCAGTCTGAAGATGAAACCGCTCATCCTCACCAACGGCATCAAGCTAGACCATGATCGCCCCTTTATGGTTGAGCTGAAAAAAGCTGGTGTAACGGGCTTCACCTTCCACATTGATAGTGAGCAGCAGCGCCCTCATTGGAAGGGCAAGTCGGAGACGGATCTCTTCGAACTACGGCAGCACTTTGCCGATATGGCCCACTCCATTGGTGGGTTGTACGTTAGCTTTGGCATGACCGTTTACCCGGCCAACATTGACTTCGTGCCCCAGTTGGTGAAATGGGCCAATAGGAATATTGATCGTGTGAATGGCCTTGTGTTCATCAGCTTCCGCAATGCGGCGTTAGAGGGCGAATATGACTATTTTGCAGGTGGACGCCCCATCAACCCGCAGACGAGCTATGTGGCTGATTCGATGGAAGAATCTTATCTGACCTCCGTCGATATTTATAACAAGATCAAAGAAGATTTCCCGCATTACGAAGCATCCTCTTATATGGGTGGCAGCCAGACAGAAGATAAAATTACATGGCTGGTCTCGGCACAATTAGGTACCAGGAAGAACATGTATGGCTCTGCTGGTGCAAAGATGATGGAGTTATTCCAGGTTTTCCATCATCTGCGTTATGGCACCTATATGATTTATTCGCCGCGCAACACTGTGCCGAAGATCGCTCTGCTGGCGGGTTCGTTCGATAAGGGTATTCGGGCAACGGTTGGCAAGCTGTGGGAAGGCATTCGTAAGAACCCGGTCGAGCTTTTGCGTCCGGTCTATATGCAGAGCATAGGCATCATTCAGGGGCCGGATCTGTTGGAGGATGGCCGCGTCGATATGTGCGAAAGCTGCCCGGATATGACAGTTTGGGATGGGCGTCTTGTGCATTCATGCCGTATGGATGAATGGCGTCTCTATGGCAACTACGTAACCGTTCAACCGCATTCAGCAGTGATTAATACGGAAAATATCCCCGTCAATGAAGTGGCACAGGCGCCAGCATCTGCTGAAGTCACAGTCGAGTAAGCACATATTTCAGGAAAATCGGGGCGTATTTATGATGCGCCCCGGTTTTTATATTGCGTTGGCGCTGTTTTTTTCACCCCTGTTACAAAATCAACCACTTGTGCAACCCATGAGATGAACTTGAGCGGTAGCTGCTGTCGTAACATCAACTCCGCAAGGGGTTCGCGCAGGCGCAAGGGCAGCAGCTTGACCAACGGATTGACCGTCTCATTGGTCAGGCTGGGAGCATCATCCCGATCAAATACTTTGGTGCCCAGGTAACGATTGAACTTCCAGGGGTAACCTCTTGGGCGCTTTAATGGTTGGAAAGGCCGCTTATAGTCATTTTCGCAGAGCAGGTCACCATCGGCTGTGTGGACGCTGAGCCGGATTTCTGCACAATTGCGCCGTGCAATAGGCCATTGAACAGGCATCACTTCTTGAGAGGCGTTTGCTTGAATATAGAAAGATGTTTCGCCTTCATGGCGAGTTTGCCCGTGCTGGTCTTTGATTTGCCAGCGGATCGTGACATCTTGATAAGCTTGCTGTGTATCATTGAAGATCCACAAGGCTTTAGGCTGACGTCCATCATGTTCAAGGGCAATATGCAGTGGCTGAGAAGCTCGTCGCAGGGCATCGTAGCCCCCTTTGGGGATGCGATGTGCATCTAATACGCCACATCCCACCTGCGGGACGAGATCAGCCAGCCAGAAGTGAATATAGCCCGCACAGGATAATGACCTCAAACGCCGGAAGTGCTCAACATGATACTGGGTCAGTACAGCCTGATAAGCCCATATGGAGTCAATCGTTGGTTCATCCAGGTGATCAAGCCGCTGCCATGTATCCGGATAGGCGCGCAGGGTCTCTAACGCGGCAGGCGTTTCGACACCAAACTCCGTGTTGATGAGCGGATAGTGTTTGTATACGTCGGTGTAGCGGCTGCTCCAGATGGCCCCATAGTATGAGTGAGAATCCCCGGATCGCTGCCAGTCTTCCTCGATCTGCCCGGAGCAGATAAAAACAGGGCGAGTTGGGTCCTGTTGTTGGGCATCCGCATAGAGAGCCGGGTCAGGGTGATATTCCAGATTCTGGCGGCGCATGAGGACCATAGTCGGCTCATTATGGCAGGCCCAGGTCATAATCGAAGCGTGATTTTGCAGCATCCCAATCATATCGTGTTGTAAATCGCGGGCGCGCTGCTCAAATGCCAGTGAACTATCATGAATCCAATTCAGCTCAAAATCTTGCCAGACGAGCATCCCGGCTTCGTCACACAGGTCGTATAGCTCCGACGGCGAGACGTGCACATGGACGCGCAGTAAATTCAGGTTCGCGTCTTTTGCCAGGGCAAGATCACGCGACAATGTCGCCTCTGTGCATTCGGAGAGGTAAAGCGATGGAATATAAGAGATGCCGCGTATGTAGACGGGCCGCTCGTTGATCCAATAGGTAAATCGTTGCGGTGTGCGTTCCAGATGGACCGTACGCACGCCAAACTTCGCCCGTTTATGGGCTGTCGGGGCCTGATCCTGGTTGGATAACGTTGCATCAAGCTGATACAGATTCGGCAAGCCCTGATCCCACGGCCACCATAAGCGAACATCGGGAATCTGCAAGGTATGATCGATTGTGTGGGTACTCGGCGGTACCTCGATATCGAGATGCTTCGTTACACCCTCACCGTCGTGATTATGAGCGCTGACCTGGAGTTGTAATTGCCCCTGCCATGGTTGTGACGTGCTGTTATGCACACGCAGCCGGACATCAACATGACCATTGAGTTCAGTCCGTATCCGCATATGGTCAATGCTGATGCCCTGGTCCAGCAGCAGCCAGACGGGCCGCCAGATACCTAGCGGATTCACGTTTGGGGGGATGACACCCTCCCCGTGTTCATACAACCCTTTGACGAGGTGCCGCACGATGTGATCTGATGGATAGGTGCCGGATGGGTTTGGTGCGTCCCAGGGGGATGTCACCCGTACGGTGATGACAACTTCGTCGCCAGCCTCTAAATCGTCCAGAATAGCCGTTATATCAAAATCAAAGGGTGCAAAATGCCCTTCATGCTGCCCCACAAAGACATCATTCACCCACACCTCTGCAAAATAATCGACACCTTCAAAGCGAAGACGAACCCGCTTATAGGGGCCTTCAGGCTTCTGGAAAGTCCGGTGATAGATCCAGGCTTGTTCGTTGATTTTGCGTAGATGGTTGCCCCAATAAGGTCGATCAGGATAAAGTGCCGTCTGCAAATGGGCACATTCCGGCACATTATAAAGGGATTGTGTGGTCGTGAGGGGCGTGTCGTTGGGGGAGAAAAGCTGATCTAGCGGTATGGAGTAGACCTGCCAGTTCCCCGTTAAACGGATGGCTTTAAACAGGTCATCATGGGGTGCTGAACGCTGTTGTTGATTCATAAAAGAAACAATATAGGTGTGGATCCAGTTTTCGTAATTCTCAGATTTGTCATGCAATCTTATCGAACATGTACGACCATATCACAGCGATGGTTGCAATAACAGTGAGTTTCATCCATATAGGGTTCATTCATCTGCTTGGCCGCCACAGGATTGCCTCACAATCAGCGAAGTGGGCGTGGTAATTTGCAAAGAGATTTCGTCCGGGTCTTCGATACGCTGCACAATGCGCTCGGCAGCGAGCTTGCCCATATAAGCCTTATGAACATGGACGGTCGTCAGCGGCGGGAAGGTGAAGGCTGACTCCTGAATATTATCGAAACCCGTCACAGCAATATCTTCCGGCACACGATGCCCATTCTTGAGCAACCATTGCATGACACCAACCGCAATGCGATCTGAGGCACAGGCGATAGCTGTCGGCGGGGTCTTTAGCGCCATGAGCTGGGCTGCGCCCTGCTCGCCCATTTCCGGCAGCCAACCGTCGAGGCCTGCTTTAATTTCCACATGTAGGGTCGGGTCATCATCCAGACCGTTCTCATGGATAGCCTGCATAAAACCTTGATAGCGAAAGTCCTTATATCCTGTGATAAAGCCAATACGTTGATGCCCCAGGCGAATCAGGTGTTGCGTGACCATCTGCATCCCATCGAAGCCATCAAATGTGATGAGATCATATTCACGGCCTATCGAATGCACCGTTGTGACGAGATGCTCAATATGCTGGCGAAGGTAAGTGACGCTTTCTGCGAATTTGTGTGTGCCCAGCATCAGGATGCCATCTACCGGGTTGGATTCCAACAAGGCCTTTGTTTGGGGGACGGTAGCTACATGGTAGTAGGTTTTTACGTAGGCTGTGCGATAGCCCAATTCCGTCAGGCGCTGATCTGCACCCTCCAACACTTCATTGAAGAACGGGTCAGAATAGCGGTCCATCCTTGAGACGAGCAAGACCCCAATCTCACCCCGTATATTGGCCCTTGTGCGCTGTTTTTGGGGTAAAGCGCCCCCGTGCTGGCGCAAGATCAAGCCTGCGTCTGCCAACTCCTGGAAGTCACGACGAATCGTCGTTTCTGAGATGTTGAGGTTTTGTGCCAGGTCCCGCGTGCTCAATAAATCCTGTTGGCTGCTGGTGTCGTTGATCAGTTCAAGTATTTTTTGTTGACGTTCAGTTTTATTCATGCTGTCGATTCAGGTATCTGCTTTTATGCCGCCATTATAGCGCCTGTTTTCTAAGGCTTAATGACGACAATCCTACCGCGTTTCAGGTCGATTGGCACGGCTCAGAGCACTTAAATAAGGAATTGTTTTTCTTGCTTTCTGCTAAATGGTGATGAGCAACGACCGTACGACATCGGCCTGGTAGCAAGCCGTATGACGATTTCGCCGTTTAGTGTGCGTCTGCTAAACGCTTCACCAACGGCACACTTAAGAACATCTATTTGGATGCCATAATGTGTATACGATCGTTTGCTATGAGGGAGTGCCTGATGTTCCGCTATATCATGTTGTTGAGTGTGCTTTTATCGATGATGGTGGGTGTGGCTACTGTTGCCCAGGAGGAGGAAGAAGAGCCGCCGCCACGGCCTGTCGCAGGGAATATCTATGGCCTGGTGACAGTCGATCTGGCAGATATACGCACGGGGCCGGATTTCGCTTATCCGACTATCGGGCAGTTGCCATTGAATGCATCTGTCGTTGTTTATGGCCGCTCTGGCGATTTTTTCAATCGGTGGGATGGGCGGCAATGGCTGGAAATCGACTATGGTAACAGCCACGCCTGGATTTATGCGCGCTTATTGCGTACCAGCATCGCGTTTAATAGTATCCCCCCCACTGGGCGCTTGCTGCCACGCAATGCTGACGGTCGTGTGCCGGATGTCTTCGACCTTTCGACAGATTTGTGTGCTCAATGGCCGACAAGTCCTTTCACACAATCAGCAGGGGATTTTTACGGTGGGCAGGAAGAAATTGAAGTGACATATCCGGGGATGCCGGGTGCCAACGTCTACAGTGTGATTGTCATCTCGCCGGAGGGTGTACGCCGCGCATTCGACAGTGAGACGACCATAGCGACGATTCGCCTCGCAAGCTTGCCCGCGGAAGGTGGTACTTATACCTGGCGTGTCGCGCCTTACTGGACAGATTCACCTTATCGCTACCGCTGGCAGCAGGTTTGTCTGCTCCGTACAGGCGGCACGATTGAAGTCCCGCCTTATGAGGAGCGCATCAGAGAGGAATAAGGTCCTTTGCTTTTTTGCAAACCTTTAGGTAACAAGGTCTTCAGCGAAACAAAAACCCCTCTAGTGTGAGGGGTTTTCTATGTGTAACGCTTTTGTCAGCATCATCCGTGCTGTTGCCTAGCGGATTTGTGCTTCTAGGTTGTCGAGCTGCTCAAGGGTGGCCTGAAAGATGATCTTAGCATTGATGGCATCGTTGCGCGCAGTGTAAACATCATCTGGTTGAACGACCCCACATTGACGCATCGCACCAATGGAATCTCTAAGATAGCGCACAGCTGTGACTGAACGCGGTGCGTAACGGTCAAGCTCTGGTAGTTGCTGCACGTCACCATCGCCGTAAAGATAGTTAGCGACTTCCGCGGGTGGGTTACAGGGCATGATCTCGCCCCTGAATACGGACCACCAGAAGTTTTCCAGGTTCTGGGCAAGCAGGAGCTTATCTTCTGTCCAGGTACGGAAGCGAGTAACCTGTTCTAGCTGTAGCTCCGGCGGGATGACAATAACCGGGATCGTTTCTAGCGGCGG
The Phototrophicus methaneseepsis DNA segment above includes these coding regions:
- a CDS encoding SH3 domain-containing protein; the encoded protein is MFRYIMLLSVLLSMMVGVATVAQEEEEEPPPRPVAGNIYGLVTVDLADIRTGPDFAYPTIGQLPLNASVVVYGRSGDFFNRWDGRQWLEIDYGNSHAWIYARLLRTSIAFNSIPPTGRLLPRNADGRVPDVFDLSTDLCAQWPTSPFTQSAGDFYGGQEEIEVTYPGMPGANVYSVIVISPEGVRRAFDSETTIATIRLASLPAEGGTYTWRVAPYWTDSPYRYRWQQVCLLRTGGTIEVPPYEERIREE
- a CDS encoding glycoside hydrolase family 2 protein; amino-acid sequence: MNQQQRSAPHDDLFKAIRLTGNWQVYSIPLDQLFSPNDTPLTTTQSLYNVPECAHLQTALYPDRPYWGNHLRKINEQAWIYHRTFQKPEGPYKRVRLRFEGVDYFAEVWVNDVFVGQHEGHFAPFDFDITAILDDLEAGDEVVITVRVTSPWDAPNPSGTYPSDHIVRHLVKGLYEHGEGVIPPNVNPLGIWRPVWLLLDQGISIDHMRIRTELNGHVDVRLRVHNSTSQPWQGQLQLQVSAHNHDGEGVTKHLDIEVPPSTHTIDHTLQIPDVRLWWPWDQGLPNLYQLDATLSNQDQAPTAHKRAKFGVRTVHLERTPQRFTYWINERPVYIRGISYIPSLYLSECTEATLSRDLALAKDANLNLLRVHVHVSPSELYDLCDEAGMLVWQDFELNWIHDSSLAFEQRARDLQHDMIGMLQNHASIMTWACHNEPTMVLMRRQNLEYHPDPALYADAQQQDPTRPVFICSGQIEEDWQRSGDSHSYYGAIWSSRYTDVYKHYPLINTEFGVETPAALETLRAYPDTWQRLDHLDEPTIDSIWAYQAVLTQYHVEHFRRLRSLSCAGYIHFWLADLVPQVGCGVLDAHRIPKGGYDALRRASQPLHIALEHDGRQPKALWIFNDTQQAYQDVTIRWQIKDQHGQTRHEGETSFYIQANASQEVMPVQWPIARRNCAEIRLSVHTADGDLLCENDYKRPFQPLKRPRGYPWKFNRYLGTKVFDRDDAPSLTNETVNPLVKLLPLRLREPLAELMLRQQLPLKFISWVAQVVDFVTGVKKTAPTQYKNRGAS
- a CDS encoding carbonic anhydrase → MSAYGDWDCPLCNTGKMQSPINIIPTETKELGKLEFHYVPEVLKLEDTEFNILMMCSGESTLVYNNQTYTLQQYHFHHPGEHTINGEPYAMELHFVHSNDAGDMLVVAVMLTIGASEHPGYDALWQQLPITGNNASAEDTPLDLSALFPADTAHFYHYIGSLTTPPCTENIQWFILADPVALSQQQVAAYGAYRTGNNRPIQATNARPIYSNTMPNAT
- a CDS encoding substrate-binding domain-containing protein: MNKTERQQKILELINDTSSQQDLLSTRDLAQNLNISETTIRRDFQELADAGLILRQHGGALPQKQRTRANIRGEIGVLLVSRMDRYSDPFFNEVLEGADQRLTELGYRTAYVKTYYHVATVPQTKALLESNPVDGILMLGTHKFAESVTYLRQHIEHLVTTVHSIGREYDLITFDGFDGMQMVTQHLIRLGHQRIGFITGYKDFRYQGFMQAIHENGLDDDPTLHVEIKAGLDGWLPEMGEQGAAQLMALKTPPTAIACASDRIAVGVMQWLLKNGHRVPEDIAVTGFDNIQESAFTFPPLTTVHVHKAYMGKLAAERIVQRIEDPDEISLQITTPTSLIVRQSCGGQADE
- a CDS encoding radical SAM protein — protein: MQLSKRDLYRFPWSGNDNPIGWLEVTDRCNTYCRGCYRINGMQGHKSLEQVKEEIALLKKWRNCDNISVAGGEPLIHPDILDIIAYIRSLKMKPLILTNGIKLDHDRPFMVELKKAGVTGFTFHIDSEQQRPHWKGKSETDLFELRQHFADMAHSIGGLYVSFGMTVYPANIDFVPQLVKWANRNIDRVNGLVFISFRNAALEGEYDYFAGGRPINPQTSYVADSMEESYLTSVDIYNKIKEDFPHYEASSYMGGSQTEDKITWLVSAQLGTRKNMYGSAGAKMMELFQVFHHLRYGTYMIYSPRNTVPKIALLAGSFDKGIRATVGKLWEGIRKNPVELLRPVYMQSIGIIQGPDLLEDGRVDMCESCPDMTVWDGRLVHSCRMDEWRLYGNYVTVQPHSAVINTENIPVNEVAQAPASAEVTVE
- a CDS encoding glycoside hydrolase family 3 N-terminal domain-containing protein produces the protein MSNAIYLDSSKTINERVSDLIEQMTLDEKVAQLGSFWVYEVLNGVLLDPDKAAALMPHGIGQVTRVGGASNVTPKESAELNNAIQKWLLDNTRLKIPAVIHEESCSGYMANGATVFPQTIGVASTWDPELTEAMGEIIRRQMRAVGAHHALAPVLDVTRDARWGRMEETYGEDPYLVSRMGGAYIKGLQGEDLKSGIVATGKHFVGYGLSEGGMNWAPVHIPERELREVYLLPFEAAIRAIGLGSIMNGYHELDGVPCAANKRLLTDILRGEWGFEGTVVSDYFAVNMLEEHHHLAADKCESAKIALMSGIDIELPGTDCYGSPLKDAVESGYISMDLLDTALRRLLTQKFALGVFDHPFVDATTVTFDTLDERAVARELAQKSIVLLKNDGGLLPLSKEIGSLAVIGPNADTVRNLFGDYTYPAHIETLLESKKDNPLGMPAPKDVDVDNLEDFIPAMSILQAIKETVSAGTTVTYAKGCDVLTESRDGFAAAVEVAQQADVAVMVMGDKAGLTDDCTTGEARDRAILDLPGVQQDLVRAIYETGTPLVLVLLTGRPVTLNWIAEDVPAIVEAWFPSEEGGPAVADVLFGDVNPSGKLPVTFPQAVGQVPIFYGHRPSGGRSMWKVNYVETSSKPLYPFGYGLSYTTFAYDNLRIQAEDATAQGSVRVQVDVTNTGDRTGDEIVQLYTHTTRASVTRPIKELKGFKRVTLQPGETRTVTFEIAVKQFAYYGMDMRYVVTPGEVEVMVGASAIDLPLKDSFTIAGDETEITEKAFFTTVSVD